AGGTTACTGAAACAGTAATCAATAAAAGCTTCCATAAGCATCATTTATCGTATTGtcaaaaagatgaaaataaaCGAATTAACTATCTCGACTAGCTTTCAATTTGTTCAATTCAAACAACCGTCTCTGTACCTTTCCATTATTTTTGCCAGCGTCCCGAAATCTGATAGTTGAGTTCTTACTACGAAGGTTCGGaatcaattctttttgtaatattaTTGCAGTAGTTataaatgtatttatttaatgactATGTAAGTTTATTTATCTTTGTGTTTAGCTGTCAGGATAATATAATACCGTATTATGTTCCCTTGCACTATATCTTTCATTGTTATGGATATGCGTGAGCGAAGTTCACTACTACACAACACATAAGTGTaagtttattcaaaatgacGACCGTAGATACACAGCACGATGATATGATTGTAAGTAAAACTTTGTATAATAACCAAGGTTTCGCTTTGAGGttgattgttttaattttgacTAACTTTTACCTAGCATGATGCGATTTTAGATTATTATGGAAAACGTTTAGCTACGTGCTCTTCTGATCAAACcattaaagttttttcaattgagaACAATCAACAAACACTGTTAGAAACCTTAAGAGGTCATTCAGGCCCCGTTTGGCAACTTGGCTGGGCCCATCCCAAGTTTGGTACTATCCTAGCCTCTGCTTCTTATGACGGACATGTTATTGTTTGGCGCGAAACTGGCGGTGTTTGGAGTGAGTTAATGGATCATACAGCTCACCAAGCATCTGTTAATGCTGTCTCCTGGGCCCCCCATGAGTATGGTGCTCTATTAGCTTGTGCAAGTTCAGACGGAAAAGTTTCTGTGTTAGAATTCAAAGATGATGGCTCTTGTGATACCCGTATCTTCACCGCTCATGAGCCTGGTTGTAACGCTGTCTGTTGGTCACCCCCCAGCCTGTCTGGCTCTGTTGTTGGTCAATCCCCCGCTGCGGGTCCCAAAAAACTAGCCACTGCCGGTTGTGATAATCTCGTGAAAATTTGGGCTTTTGATGCAGGTGTCAACAACTGGATCCTTGAAGACACGTTAGCTGGACATGTGGATTGGACCAGAGACGTTGCTTGGGCTCCCAGTGTGGGCCTCACCAAAACTTATTTAGCTTCCGCCTCTCAagataaaaatgtttttatttggaCTAAAGAAGGAGATGGTCCCTGGCAAAAAACCCCTCTTACCGAAGAAAAATTCCCTGACATCGCATGGCGTGTATCTTGGTCATTATCTGGCAATATATTGGCTGTTTCTTGCGGCGATAACAAGGtatatctttttaaagaatcaCAAAATAAATGGCAGCTTCTCAATGAACTGAGCAACTGAAATTAATGAGTTCATCTTCTTTCGCTTCCAAACCTAATCACATTTTATGATGGTCGTAATGTGTTTTAACTTTCTATCTCAATAAGcataattctttttttttttgcaaaagaaaaaatttttgtagtGACTTATAGATTTCTTTGTCCTTTGCTCtctttaaaacaataaaaactGTGAGGTTACGCTTATCATTGACTGGTTTTAGTAGTTAAAAGAACTACAGTGGTTACATGTAAACAACATAATAGATACATTTGATTAAAGgtcattattaaaaagcatAAACATATCTACTTAAGCGCAAAATCTTTCCCAAAATCCTTATTGAATTTGGAAAACaaagcattaaaaaatcattaatggAGGTATGTTTCTCTGCAAACATTCTCCTTGAACagtttcaattattttgtcGATGGCTTTTTCCCAAGGCTTATTACATTCCTTTCTATTAAGTTGATACAGCCACTTTAGCATCATCTGTGCCTTTCCTaggtttttttcttctcgtATAACTCTACACACgtaatttgcaaaataatTCACATCATGAATATTAGGTCCTTTAGACGCTTTACTGTACCATTTTGTTAACAACCCTCGTAAATCCTCTAGCGATTGTACGTGTTGAAATGTGACAATATGAGGTTTCTCTAGCTTTACTTCAGAAATGAGGTCcgatttttgtaaattgcTCTCTTTTAGGATTTGCTTCTGTAAGTCTTTTGGAAGTTCCTTTAGTGTTAAATAATCAACGTTAGGCTTgttaattgtttttgacTTCTTagaaatttgtaaaagttTATCAAATGCATTTTCTTgccttatttttttctttcctcGTTCatctattttattatcCGCGTGAGATTTTAATGACAAACGTTTGTTCATGGCAATCTCATGATTATCGTTTACTTCATTTCTTATAGGAGTAGGTAATTCAACCATAAACAAAGGATCTAACTGGCTTGGATATTCCGTAATACTTCGCTTTTGCAACCTCAATTGCTGCTGTATATCAGACTGCATCGAAGGTGGTAATTGAGCTAGAGCACTGGAACTGATTTGAGAAGATGACGGCAGATCATACGGTGTTGATGGAATAAGTTTTGGAGACAGCTGCTTCTTTTGActaattatttctttatctttACTTGATATGTCAACAGATGCACCTTTTAGCGACACTTTATTTCGAGAAGTTATGCTCTGTATAGAGCGGTAatcttttctaattttaGAGTTgtctttaataattttgagAGCTTGTAATCCTATACCACGTACATCTCCTGGATCGAcattaattgttttatacATTGAGGTCACCTTCTTCCATATTAAGTCAAACGAATTAGTAGCAGAAGTAAAAGTTGAAGATTTTGTAAATGAAGTGACTTCCCCAGCTCCAAGGTACTTTGGTGGACTGAAAGGGGCTCCATCAGcccttttcaaaatccgAAGCTGAATTTGATGCAAAAGCACTTGGCATTTACCCATTCTGGAAAGCAACTCATGAAGCAACCGTTTTAAGAAATCTATCCCATCCTCTTGAAAAACGAAACGAACACCCCAATTAACATCTACGGATATGGACCTCCGTGGGGTTTCATTATTGATTATATCGGTATCAATTCCTCTGGAAATATTGTATAAATGCAGACCGTAATTTACCCCAAAAGTCTCTTGAagattgaatttttcaattctttgCAGCTGCCCAATAGTACGCACACCgtacaaattaaaaagtttctGCGCTTGTGAAGAGCCCACCCCTGGTAAATCTTGAACAGACAAAGGACTCAATACatcaaaaacattttctatTGACAAAGAATAAACGTTGTGAGGCTTCGCCTTCCTAAGTGCAAGTCTTGCTAAGAGAACATTTGGGCCAATACCAACGCTAACTTCGCAATTGGTTTTCTCGCGAACCTGCGAGCGGATAGACTCGGCAATCTCAAAGCAATCTTGAAAAGATGAAACACTAGAAGTTATATCTAGAAGAGCCTCGTCTATACTTATAACCTTAATATAGTCGTGAAGTGTATTAACAAGGATAGTGTAAAATTCTCTAGAAACAGATTCGTATGCTCCAAAATCATAATCAACAACCCGTAATGAAGGACACAGGTTTTTAGCTGTTCCAACGTACATACCATTTTTTATGCCAAACTTCCGAGCCTCATAATTACAACTAGCTATTTcggaattttttataccaTGAGCAACAGCAACGGGCTTCAGTCGTAGCTCATGAGAAAAGCGTGTTGAAACGGAAGCAAAAAAGCAATCAAAATCAACATGAAGAAGGAAACgagatttttttgatttatctTTCATAATTGGACGAACAGGTTCAGAAGCAGTAGTCATTGCTTggatttcatttttaaaatcagcTTTCCAAGTACTTAAGTGATGTAAACGAGAGGAGCTAAAGAAATTCTCAAGAAAATCTTGATTTTGAGTGGTTGAATTTCGGACATTgggattttttaacaattgatAGTTGTGCAGTGAAGACGCTGATAATCCACTCAAATCATCTAAAAATCCCTTTGCTTTActctcttttgttttatctttttcattatcatGTTCTTCTTCCTGCGAGCTTGTTTGAATATCTTCTAAGTTACCTTCGGGTTGGCTAGGTTTAGAGGCGACAAAAGAAAGGGTAGCTTGAGCCGATGAAGCTTGAAAGGTACGATAATTTATCCACGGAAGaattttcttctgtttGATGCAATCCACTATCCATTCTGGTTTAACCACTTTCTGATGCTTCCATTGGCGAGCTTTGGAAGGAGTGAGAAATGAACACACCAAATATGATATGCTTGTTTTTCCATCAACATATTGTATAAAAGTACCTCCATTTGAAACTATCATTTGCCGTAATTCGGTATAAGACGGCTTTGTATATCCATTAATCGCTATTGCAAGTCCATGAAAGAGATCAGATTTAGAATCTTCATCAATACTTTTGTATAGAGCGgcattttgattttgaagcTTTCTTTGTTTCCGGGAAAAATAATCTGCATAGTCGTGGAACCCAACACTTTCGTATGCCTCATCGTTTGCTTCGTCAAAGTCTGCAATCCCTACTGGGCGTCGACGCTTCCTTTGATTAAAAGCCATCCAGCGCGCTTCTCACTTTCAGTAAATATAAGTATTAATATGTTTCtgaaaggaaaataatacaaataaTAATGTAGCCACTTAAGCGGAAAAAGTgtaattaataaacaaacaatgtttataaagaaaaactaaCTGCAAGagcttttttctttcattatttaacCTTATCCCAAAACTCGTGAAGCCAAACTATTTCAAAGTAAAAAACAAcgaaatatcaaaaataattactACGCGTTTGTTGTGATGCACGCTCGtccaaatttaattaattttgagTATAATTTGCAAATCGCGGTAATACGCACTACCCTTACTTAATGGAATACACAACGGTTTAtgtatcaaaattttttacatcCTCTACCACCTCACCTCTTAGGCAAGAATAAGTCATGTCTCTTCCAATTGCTGTTTATAGTCTTTCGGTAAAGGGAAAAGATGTTCCCGCTGTGGAGGAATCTACAGATGCATCTATTCATTTGACTATGGCATCCATTGATGCCGGCGAAAAGTCTAATAAACCAACTACTTTATTGGTGAAGGTTCGTCCCCGTATCCCCgttgaagatgaagatgacGAAGAACTTGACGAACAAATGCAAGAGCTTCTGGAAGAAAGCCAGCgtgaatttgttttatgtACTTTGAAGCCTGGTTCCTTATACCAACAGCCTTTAAATTTGACCATTACTCCTGGCGACGAAGTCTTCTTCAGTGCATCTGGCGATGCAACCATCCACTTGTCTGGTAACTTTTTGGTTGACGAAGAAGAtgaggaagaggaagaatCTGACGAGGATTACGATTTGTCTCCTACTGAGGAGGATCTTGTCGAGACTGTCAGCGGTGATGAGGAAAGTGAAGAGGAATCTGAGTCGGAAGATAATTCAGCATCTGAGGAGGATGAATTGGATTCAGCTCCTGCTAAAAAGGCACaggttaaaaaaaaacgtaCTAAGGATGAATCCGAGCAAGAAGAGGCTGCTTCTCCTAAGAAAAACAATACCAAGAAGCAAAAGGTTGAGGGTACCCCTGTTAAGGAAAAGAAGGTTGCATTTGCCGAAAAACTTGAACAAGGACCTACTGGTCCCGCTGctaagaaagaaaagcaacAAGCTTCTTCTAATGCACCTTCTAGTCCCAAGACTCGTACTTTAAAAGGAGGCGTGGTTGTAACTGATGTTAAAACTGGGAGCGGTGCGTCTGCTACCAATGggaaaaaagttgaaatgAGATATATTGGGAAGCTCGAAAATGGAAAGGTTTTTGACAAAAACACTAAAGGTAAACCCTTTGCTTTTATCCTTGGTCGTGGTGAGGTTATTCGCGGGTGGGACGTCGGCGTTGCTGGAATGCAAGAAGGCGGTGAGCGTAAGATTACAATTCCTGCTCCCATGGCTTACGGCAACCAGAGCATTCCAGGAATTCCCAAGAATTCTACCTTAGTTTTTGAAGTCAAGCTTGTTCGCGTTCACTAAATTTTCATGTTGAAGATGAACATACTTTAACTCCCGTGTTTAAGAAGATCGCGGATTAAACTATGTATTCTATTAACTCTTTTTATCGCCTATCTTTTTCTTaggtttcaaaaaaaatcagggtatcattttgtatttgagttaggaaatttttttttagttaagTGTTACAAACACTTTGGATATAGGACTTTTGGATGATTTGGATTGTTGGGTGATAAAGGAGATATAATCaatatacaattttttagaaagaGCTGTTTGTATGTGTATGAGCATTAAGAGAAAAGAGAATAGCGCTTCCTTGATCGATACTAGTTAAGGATGTTTAAATTATGGAATTTTGAGTTTGAGTAAATATAAACGAGAACATTCCGAAAAACTctattaaaagtaaaaaaaaacatattgaTAATAAAAGAGCCATTATCTGATTATCGCTAAATAAGTCTACAAACAGCTGTTTGTTTACGAAAttcttaaaattaattatcgTA
This region of Schizosaccharomyces pombe strain 972h- genome assembly, chromosome: II genomic DNA includes:
- the sec13 gene encoding GATOR2-SEACAT complex/COPII-coated vesicle component/nuclear pore outer ring WD repeat protein Sec13: MTTVDTQHDDMIHDAILDYYGKRLATCSSDQTIKVFSIENNQQTLLETLRGHSGPVWQLGWAHPKFGTILASASYDGHVIVWRETGGVWSELMDHTAHQASVNAVSWAPHEYGALLACASSDGKVSVLEFKDDGSCDTRIFTAHEPGCNAVCWSPPSLSGSVVGQSPAAGPKKLATAGCDNLVKIWAFDAGVNNWILEDTLAGHVDWTRDVAWAPSVGLTKTYLASASQDKNVFIWTKEGDGPWQKTPLTEEKFPDIAWRVSWSLSGNILAVSCGDNKVYLFKESQNKWQLLNELSN
- the rev1 gene encoding deoxycytidyl transferase Rev1; the protein is MAFNQRKRRRPVGIADFDEANDEAYESVGFHDYADYFSRKQRKLQNQNAALYKSIDEDSKSDLFHGLAIAINGYTKPSYTELRQMIVSNGGTFIQYVDGKTSISYLVCSFLTPSKARQWKHQKVVKPEWIVDCIKQKKILPWINYRTFQASSAQATLSFVASKPSQPEGNLEDIQTSSQEEEHDNEKDKTKESKAKGFLDDLSGLSASSLHNYQLLKNPNVRNSTTQNQDFLENFFSSSRLHHLSTWKADFKNEIQAMTTASEPVRPIMKDKSKKSRFLLHVDFDCFFASVSTRFSHELRLKPVAVAHGIKNSEIASCNYEARKFGIKNGMYVGTAKNLCPSLRVVDYDFGAYESVSREFYTILVNTLHDYIKVISIDEALLDITSSVSSFQDCFEIAESIRSQVREKTNCEVSVGIGPNVLLARLALRKAKPHNVYSLSIENVFDVLSPLSVQDLPGVGSSQAQKLFNLYGVRTIGQLQRIEKFNLQETFGVNYGLHLYNISRGIDTDIINNETPRRSISVDVNWGVRFVFQEDGIDFLKRLLHELLSRMGKCQVLLHQIQLRILKRADGAPFSPPKYLGAGEVTSFTKSSTFTSATNSFDLIWKKVTSMYKTINVDPGDVRGIGLQALKIIKDNSKIRKDYRSIQSITSRNKVSLKGASVDISSKDKEIISQKKQLSPKLIPSTPYDLPSSSQISSSALAQLPPSMQSDIQQQLRLQKRSITEYPSQLDPLFMVELPTPIRNEVNDNHEIAMNKRLSLKSHADNKIDERGKKKIRQENAFDKLLQISKKSKTINKPNVDYLTLKELPKDLQKQILKESNLQKSDLISEVKLEKPHIVTFQHVQSLEDLRGLLTKWYSKASKGPNIHDVNYFANYVCRVIREEKNLGKAQMMLKWLYQLNRKECNKPWEKAIDKIIETVQGECLQRNIPPLMIF
- the ani1 gene encoding FKBP-type peptidyl-prolyl cis-trans isomerase, producing MSLPIAVYSLSVKGKDVPAVEESTDASIHLTMASIDAGEKSNKPTTLLVKVRPRIPVEDEDDEELDEQMQELLEESQREFVLCTLKPGSLYQQPLNLTITPGDEVFFSASGDATIHLSGNFLVDEEDEEEEESDEDYDLSPTEEDLVETVSGDEESEEESESEDNSASEEDELDSAPAKKAQVKKKRTKDESEQEEAASPKKNNTKKQKVEGTPVKEKKVAFAEKLEQGPTGPAAKKEKQQASSNAPSSPKTRTLKGGVVVTDVKTGSGASATNGKKVEMRYIGKLENGKVFDKNTKGKPFAFILGRGEVIRGWDVGVAGMQEGGERKITIPAPMAYGNQSIPGIPKNSTLVFEVKLVRVH